In one Bombyx mori chromosome 22, ASM3026992v2 genomic region, the following are encoded:
- the LOC101737905 gene encoding elongation of very long chain fatty acids protein AAEL008004: protein MNGAVENTYNISIVDSYRKFMERNSDPRTENWWLMSGPGPLLTLLATYVYFCTSVGPRYMRDRKPYDLKNPIILYNVVQILMSAYLVYEGLIAGWWNDYNFSCEPVNYSDDPKAKRMAAAVWWYFAAKISELLDTVFFVLRKKNRQISFLHLYHHFMMPICAWIGAKFLPGGHGTLLGVINSFIHIIMYTYYLISGLGPQYQKFLWWKKHLTTLQLIQFCIIFYHNFTVMFRDCNYPKFINFLLSLNAALFLYMFGNFYYRNYIKPKLQINKTQPTEISANGKAKEC, encoded by the exons ATCCGCGGACAGAAAACTGGTGGTTAATGTCCGGCCCGGGACCTCTTCTCACTCTGCTGGCGACATACGTCTACTTCTGCACATCAGTGGGACCTCGCTACATGAGAGACCGGAAGCCTTATGACTTGAAGAACCCAATAATACTGTACAATGTAGTCCAAATTCTGATGAGTGCTTACTTGGTCTACGAG GGTCTCATAGCGGGATGGTGGAATGACTACAATTTTTCCTGTGAACCAGTCAATTACAGTGATGACCCAAAGGCCAAGAGG ATGGCCGCAGCAGTCTGGTGGtatttcgcggcaaaaataagcgAACTCCTCGACACGGTGTTCTTCGTTCTTCGAAAGAAAAACAGGCAGATTTCCTTTCTACATTTATACCACCATTTTATGATGCCCATTTGCGCTTGGATCGGTGCAAAGTTCTTGCCAG GTGGACATGGCACCCTACTCGGAGTTATCAACTCTTTCATCCACATCATCATGTACACTTACTACCTCATCTCTGGTCTCGGTCCACAATACCAGAAGTTCTTGTGGTGGAAGAAGCATCTTACAACATTGCAATTG ATCCAGTTCTGCATAATCTTCTATCACAACTTCACCGTGATGTTCAGAGACTGCAACTATCCCAAGTTCATCAACTTCCTTCTCTCTTTGAACGCTGCACTCTTCTTGTACATGTTCGGAAACTTCTACTACAGAAATTACATCAAGCCTAAGCTGCAAATCAACAAAACGCAACCTACCGAAATTTCTGCCAACGGAAAAGCGAAAGAGTGCTAG